Proteins encoded within one genomic window of bacterium:
- the tadA gene encoding tRNA adenosine(34) deaminase TadA, whose protein sequence is MREAGGGSGSRGDDAFMRVALAEAAAAAQLGDVPIGAVVVRDGRVLARAHNRREADRDPLAHAEVLALREAARHLGGWRLIGCTLYVTLEPCAMCAGAMVQARLPRLVYGATDPKAGAVGSVVDLLRDPRFPHVVEVTGGVCAAECGAVLRGFFDRLRTRPS, encoded by the coding sequence GTGCGCGAGGCCGGCGGCGGAAGCGGCTCGAGGGGCGACGACGCGTTCATGCGCGTGGCGCTTGCGGAGGCGGCGGCCGCCGCGCAACTCGGCGACGTACCGATCGGGGCGGTGGTGGTCCGAGACGGCCGCGTGCTCGCGCGCGCGCACAATCGTCGCGAGGCCGACCGTGACCCCCTGGCGCACGCGGAGGTGCTGGCGCTGCGCGAGGCCGCGCGGCACTTGGGCGGCTGGCGGCTGATCGGTTGCACGCTGTACGTGACGCTCGAACCCTGCGCCATGTGCGCGGGCGCGATGGTGCAGGCGCGGCTGCCCCGACTGGTGTACGGCGCGACCGATCCAAAGGCCGGCGCGGTGGGGAGCGTCGTGGACCTGCTGCGAGACCCCCGGTTTCCGCACGTGGTCGAGGTGACCGGCGGGGTCTGTGCCGCGGAGTGCGGTGCCGTGCTGCGGGGCTTCTTTGATCGGCTGAGAACTCGCCCGTCCTAG